One Prunus dulcis chromosome 7, ALMONDv2, whole genome shotgun sequence DNA segment encodes these proteins:
- the LOC117635988 gene encoding co-chaperone protein p23-2, which translates to MSRHPEVLWAQRSDKVYLTVALPDAKDINIKCEPQGSFSFSAIGVQGEPFHFTLDLYGPITPDGCKTKAGLRNILCSIQKDQNGWWKRLLKTEEKPAPYIKVDWNKWCDEDEEDTTSDLASDDDNAAYVGQDGGSSDDDGMLYLPDLEKARK; encoded by the exons ATGAG TCGGCACCCGGAGGTTCTGTGGGCCCAGCGCTCCGATAAGGTGTACCTAACGGTGGCGTTACCTGACGCCAAAGACATCAACATCAAGTGTGAGCCTCAGGGCTCCTTCAGCTTCTCCGCCATTGGAGTCCAAGGCGAGCCCTTTCACTTCACTTTGGACCTTTACGGACCAATAACGCCTGATGGTTGCAAAACTAAAGCTGGGTTGAGGAACATCCTCTGCTCAATCCAGAAAGATCAGAATGGTTGGTGGAAACGGCTGCTCAAGACTGAAGAGAAGCCTGCACCTTACATTAAGGTTGATTGGAACAAATGGTgtgatgaggatgaggaagaCACTACTT CTGATTTGGCCTCTGATGATGACAATGCTGCG TATGTCGGTCAAGATGGTGGAAGCAGTGATGATGATGGAATGCTCT ATCTTCCGGACCTGGAAAAGGCAAGAAAGTAA